Proteins from a single region of Acidianus ambivalens:
- a CDS encoding aldose 1-epimerase, translating to MHIQKGDTEAEILDKGAYLYSFKVKSKDVLLEGRERQTRGGMALLIPFANRIKGGEYYWRGKKYELPKNSEGNAIHGLVRDKIWDVESLKSDEVTLSLYLKDPGYPSPLFIKVKYSLDSSSLTTAISVKNEGEEAPLVVGAHPYFIVKGNWRIFPDKAKRLIMKDKIPTGEMEDFTITQGEYDDCFLLKGNVTLISDYSKVTIEKENMDFVQIYTGQPSAVAVEPMSGAPDAFHNGIGLITLKEGETATFTFKISVRL from the coding sequence ATGCACATTCAAAAAGGAGATACGGAAGCTGAAATCCTAGATAAGGGTGCTTATTTATATTCCTTTAAGGTTAAATCAAAAGACGTGTTGCTAGAAGGTAGGGAGAGACAAACTAGAGGAGGAATGGCTTTACTAATCCCTTTTGCTAACCGAATAAAAGGAGGAGAATATTATTGGAGAGGTAAAAAGTACGAACTCCCTAAGAATTCTGAAGGAAACGCAATACACGGCTTAGTTAGGGATAAAATATGGGACGTTGAAAGCTTAAAAAGTGACGAAGTAACTCTTTCCCTTTACTTGAAGGATCCCGGTTATCCGTCACCTCTCTTTATCAAGGTGAAGTACTCTCTCGACTCCTCTTCATTGACCACCGCGATCAGTGTGAAAAACGAGGGCGAAGAAGCCCCCCTAGTCGTAGGAGCTCATCCGTACTTCATAGTTAAGGGCAATTGGAGGATCTTTCCTGACAAGGCTAAAAGGCTCATAATGAAGGATAAAATACCTACTGGAGAAATGGAAGATTTTACAATAACTCAAGGAGAGTACGACGATTGTTTTCTACTTAAAGGAAACGTAACTTTAATTTCTGATTATTCAAAAGTAACGATAGAAAAGGAAAATATGGACTTTGTTCAAATATACACCGGACAACCTTCTGCAGTAGCCGTAGAGCCTATGAGCGGTGCTCCCGATGCATTTCATAACGGCATAGGGCTAATAACTCTGAAGGAAGGAGAAACTGCAACTTTCACTTTCAAGATTTCCGTAAGGCTTTAG
- a CDS encoding DUF1404 family protein: MLDHYAIYGAGVLLGYKLLRTNFYLFLLGAIPAGFWHIPLFFALGASFVQYRTIEELTLFLGGLIAGGYIPQMKLSGKGRSFSSLYASGQHIKYLLHSRV, translated from the coding sequence ATGTTGGACCATTACGCCATTTACGGTGCTGGAGTCTTACTAGGTTATAAGTTACTTAGGACTAACTTTTACCTCTTTTTACTAGGGGCAATTCCAGCAGGCTTTTGGCATATCCCATTATTCTTTGCATTGGGTGCGTCATTCGTACAATATAGGACAATAGAGGAGTTAACTCTATTCCTAGGAGGTTTGATAGCTGGAGGATATATTCCTCAAATGAAACTTTCTGGCAAAGGTAGGAGCTTTAGCAGTTTATATGCTAGCGGACAGCATATTAAGTATCTTCTTCATTCTAGAGTATAA
- a CDS encoding MFS transporter, which produces MKPLRTYIMIRNFALNLSQPFISFVSAASGISGENLAIVSSAGSALPSFIQFVMGFFNLRGKIITFYGTLLAGLLWISLSFIPFGVLFVVVYVLLEASLGISAYGWYLIMERVSNTSRGKILAQYSFYSVIGGMIATLLTGFVVNKDFSEVRYFFFFSGSLFLLSSLISLKFDVDYSKEPLKGLSLNKELSKFLIITFLFDVVWSMAWPLFPLAQVYLFNMNFENIAIINLIANFSTLLLQRKIGELVDKNRKLMMFLGRLALSVFPLAYALSTSVYEIYLANVVAGFTSSVNSTAYLSYIYDNSKDVRKGIGLYNAVSGLGDLIGSSIGAIGVEELEFLGIVLAIKIMMLIVASLRAIASFFYLKIQEVKPVKF; this is translated from the coding sequence ATGAAACCTTTAAGGACTTATATTATGATAAGGAATTTTGCATTAAACCTTTCTCAACCTTTCATCTCTTTCGTTTCTGCAGCTTCGGGGATTTCTGGAGAGAACTTAGCAATAGTTTCTTCTGCAGGCTCCGCGTTACCTTCGTTTATACAGTTCGTAATGGGCTTCTTCAATCTCAGAGGGAAAATAATAACCTTTTACGGCACTCTCCTTGCAGGACTACTTTGGATTTCCTTATCTTTTATTCCCTTCGGAGTACTTTTCGTAGTAGTTTACGTCCTCTTGGAGGCTTCCCTGGGCATTTCAGCTTACGGCTGGTATTTAATTATGGAAAGGGTAAGCAATACTTCTAGAGGAAAAATCCTAGCTCAGTACTCTTTTTACTCCGTCATTGGCGGAATGATAGCTACCCTTCTCACTGGTTTTGTAGTAAACAAGGACTTCAGCGAGGTGAGGTATTTCTTCTTCTTTAGTGGTTCGCTTTTCCTTCTAAGTTCATTAATTTCACTTAAGTTCGACGTTGACTATTCAAAGGAGCCTTTAAAGGGTCTTTCTTTAAATAAGGAATTAAGTAAGTTCTTGATTATAACTTTCTTATTTGACGTAGTTTGGTCAATGGCTTGGCCTCTATTTCCCCTTGCGCAAGTTTACTTGTTTAACATGAACTTTGAGAATATTGCAATAATTAATCTTATTGCCAATTTTTCTACCCTTTTGTTGCAGAGGAAGATAGGAGAGCTTGTTGATAAAAATAGAAAGCTGATGATGTTCTTAGGCAGGTTGGCCTTATCAGTTTTTCCTTTAGCTTATGCTTTGTCTACTTCTGTCTATGAGATTTACTTAGCTAACGTAGTTGCCGGTTTTACTTCTTCAGTTAATTCAACGGCTTACTTATCTTACATTTACGATAATTCTAAGGACGTTAGGAAGGGGATTGGTTTATATAACGCTGTTAGCGGACTTGGAGATTTAATAGGCTCAAGCATAGGGGCTATTGGAGTTGAAGAATTGGAATTTTTAGGAATAGTATTAGCTATAAAAATAATGATGTTAATAGTAGCGTCCTTAAGGGCTATTGCTTCGTTCTTTTACCTAAAAATTCAGGAAGTAAAGCCAGTGAAGTTTTAA
- a CDS encoding AAA family ATPase: protein MDIFTTDARPFPEYLYGREDEIKRLISLVNTEDFHIALIGGMRRTGKTSLLLSLLKIFTHNKYKEEYNINDAYFPLYIEMDAVKSLEDFNSKLYNRILSNHTWRLIQNTKVEKKVKNVINCFKEKYETFKGYNLSIPSVIGIGEQKGYQDPYASSISRILESLSSCLYDEKVKLGLVVIDEFQKILDWKYEEQQTFIEILKEIYDVYHNLKVFITGSVISSTEKLFSTEYDKPMHGRRIDKIYLMPISVEASKKMLEDGFREHNINDELAVTSGVTIGMGIPGLLTYYGKFLVNYYNKENPEKAIEDASRDAYIQLGKEVEEEITHLKKIKDDGRYLEASKIIVREGGKIIPSKLAEFLKISVNSAEIILNKLTEIGFINKKNNEYEVVDNTLITLLYNEVSFKWDLCPICNKGKSLIQPFVNTVLYSCGHVVAVRKIFP, encoded by the coding sequence ATGGACATATTTACAACAGATGCAAGGCCATTTCCAGAATACCTTTACGGAAGGGAAGATGAGATCAAAAGGTTAATTTCCTTAGTTAATACTGAGGATTTTCACATAGCTTTAATAGGAGGAATGAGGAGAACTGGAAAAACTAGCTTGTTGCTCTCTCTCCTGAAAATATTTACTCACAATAAGTATAAGGAAGAATATAACATTAATGACGCTTATTTTCCTCTTTATATAGAAATGGATGCTGTAAAGTCCTTGGAGGATTTTAATTCTAAGCTTTATAATAGGATATTATCTAATCACACTTGGAGATTAATACAAAATACTAAGGTTGAGAAAAAAGTTAAGAACGTTATAAATTGTTTTAAGGAGAAGTACGAGACTTTTAAAGGATATAACTTAAGCATACCTTCTGTCATAGGCATTGGTGAACAAAAAGGATATCAAGATCCTTACGCATCTTCTATATCTAGAATCCTGGAATCCTTGTCTTCTTGCTTATATGATGAAAAAGTAAAGTTAGGCTTAGTAGTTATTGACGAATTCCAGAAAATATTGGACTGGAAATATGAAGAACAGCAGACGTTCATTGAAATACTCAAGGAAATTTACGACGTTTACCACAATTTGAAAGTGTTCATAACGGGCTCAGTTATTTCGTCAACAGAAAAGTTATTCTCTACTGAGTATGATAAACCAATGCACGGCAGGAGGATAGATAAAATATACTTAATGCCTATAAGCGTGGAAGCTTCAAAGAAAATGCTTGAAGACGGCTTTAGAGAACATAATATTAACGATGAACTGGCTGTAACTTCCGGAGTAACTATAGGTATGGGTATTCCGGGGCTGTTAACATATTATGGTAAATTTTTGGTAAACTACTACAATAAGGAGAACCCAGAAAAGGCAATAGAAGATGCTTCCAGAGACGCTTACATACAATTAGGTAAAGAAGTTGAGGAAGAGATAACTCACTTAAAGAAAATTAAGGACGACGGTAGATATTTGGAGGCATCAAAAATTATTGTAAGGGAAGGTGGTAAGATAATTCCTTCAAAGTTGGCTGAATTTCTAAAAATTAGTGTAAATTCTGCAGAAATAATTCTAAATAAACTAACTGAAATAGGCTTCATAAATAAGAAAAACAATGAATACGAGGTAGTTGACAATACTTTAATAACATTACTTTATAATGAAGTAAGTTTCAAGTGGGACTTATGCCCAATTTGTAACAAAGGAAAAAGTTTAATTCAACCATTCGTTAATACTGTACTTTACAGTTGCGGTCACGTAGTAGCTGTACGTAAAATCTTCCCTTAA
- a CDS encoding APC family permease: MSRQNETSQGVKLKRELRLIDLYFAGLTAVIGSGWIFGSLVTASVAGPAAILSWLFGGIFILIIALVWAEVGTSIPVAGGAVRYAKYSHGGLAASIISWSVILTYIAVPAAEAVAVVEVLQGVLSLYGITSVTLCSSGFPTAEGLGVALALSALFFFINYIGISALRASNFAITSWKLIIPSLTVIAILIVGVPRFASNFTTPSFAPYGFLPVFSAIPATGVAFAYLGFRQPIEMAAEAKMPGRDIWRAILAVVGTSIVLYTMLQVVFIGGFAWNSSAFGTTGVSPGDWSALTTSPIYSFPFFYEVSGLGLGVLAILLAIDGVVSPSGTLSQYMASTARVLYGTSKEGFLSDKFFEVHGKYRVPVWGLIATMIVTIVLLVMAFAGTLVSSVGGAWTALVSIITTTGVFSYIIGSVFLPVSRKYAPDLPRPFKLPAYQAFSLAAFVISALLVYWGAGALIAPPSDPYGGYILIAVMLAGALTYLTYKDKKPCDLKAGLWVVAFLIFTGVLMALGCYGFGIIPSSPLPLAWIFDIAAAVVFYCWAINSAVPECHVKVNIDKGIEASKNESE; the protein is encoded by the coding sequence ATGTCTAGGCAAAATGAAACTTCGCAAGGGGTAAAATTAAAAAGAGAACTACGTTTGATAGACTTATATTTTGCAGGTTTGACTGCAGTAATAGGTTCAGGGTGGATATTTGGAAGCCTTGTAACTGCATCAGTGGCAGGACCTGCAGCAATACTCAGTTGGCTATTCGGAGGAATCTTTATCCTAATAATTGCTTTAGTTTGGGCTGAAGTAGGCACATCAATACCGGTAGCTGGAGGAGCAGTTAGGTATGCAAAATACTCTCACGGAGGCTTAGCAGCATCAATAATTAGTTGGAGTGTAATATTAACTTATATTGCAGTCCCTGCTGCTGAGGCAGTTGCAGTAGTTGAAGTTTTGCAGGGAGTCTTAAGTTTATACGGAATAACTTCGGTAACTTTATGCTCTTCAGGCTTCCCAACAGCTGAAGGGCTTGGAGTAGCGTTAGCATTGTCTGCCCTCTTCTTTTTCATTAATTACATTGGAATATCCGCACTGAGAGCAAGCAACTTTGCAATAACTTCTTGGAAATTGATCATTCCTTCTCTCACTGTTATCGCTATACTTATAGTAGGAGTTCCAAGATTTGCTTCAAACTTCACTACTCCATCATTCGCACCTTACGGATTCTTACCAGTTTTCTCCGCAATTCCTGCAACTGGAGTAGCTTTCGCATATTTAGGTTTTAGGCAACCAATAGAAATGGCCGCAGAAGCTAAAATGCCGGGAAGAGACATTTGGAGGGCTATATTAGCAGTAGTGGGAACTTCGATAGTGCTTTACACAATGTTACAAGTAGTGTTCATAGGAGGTTTTGCATGGAATTCTTCAGCTTTCGGAACTACTGGAGTCTCTCCGGGAGATTGGTCGGCATTAACTACGTCACCAATTTATTCCTTCCCATTCTTCTATGAAGTTTCAGGCCTAGGTTTAGGAGTTTTAGCAATCTTGTTGGCAATTGATGGTGTAGTTAGTCCAAGCGGTACTTTAAGCCAATATATGGCCTCAACTGCAAGAGTTTTATACGGAACTTCTAAAGAAGGTTTTCTCTCTGATAAGTTCTTCGAAGTTCACGGTAAATACAGAGTTCCAGTTTGGGGTTTAATTGCAACTATGATAGTAACAATAGTGCTGTTAGTAATGGCTTTTGCCGGCACTTTGGTTTCTTCCGTTGGAGGTGCTTGGACTGCATTAGTTTCAATAATAACTACTACTGGAGTGTTCTCCTATATTATAGGTTCAGTATTCCTTCCAGTTAGTAGGAAATACGCACCAGACTTACCTAGGCCTTTCAAATTACCAGCGTATCAAGCTTTCTCCCTTGCGGCTTTCGTAATCTCTGCATTATTAGTTTACTGGGGTGCAGGAGCTTTAATAGCACCGCCTTCTGATCCATACGGAGGTTACATTTTAATAGCTGTAATGCTAGCAGGAGCACTAACGTACTTGACATACAAAGATAAAAAGCCATGCGACCTTAAAGCAGGACTTTGGGTAGTTGCTTTCCTAATTTTCACTGGAGTATTAATGGCTCTTGGCTGTTACGGCTTTGGTATAATTCCTAGCTCACCATTGCCCTTAGCCTGGATATTTGATATAGCAGCAGCAGTAGTATTTTACTGCTGGGCAATTAACTCTGCAGTACCAGAATGCCACGTAAAGGTTAATATTGACAAAGGAATAGAAGCAAGTAAAAACGAGAGCGAATAA
- the cutA gene encoding glyceraldehyde dehydrogenase subunit alpha: protein MYVGQRVRRKEDLKLITGTGRYVDDINLNGMLYLAILRSNVAHARLKKINVEDALKLPGVEDVITGLKISVENRPNNFPMAINEIFYEGQPIAAVLAEDRYTAYDALEYITYDYEELPAVVDPEEAVKDEVKAVEGRSNIAYSKVHKGGNAEKAYESSDVKIEEKFVISRVYPAPMEPRGLVVDFQQDRITVYASTQSPHYMRSYLLSAFPEYDFRVIQADVGGAFGSKLFPYPEDYITVYASIKSRRPVKFVNTRTEELHSTYHSRGQIHHVKLGANKDGKINAVIDDIIIDLGAAWHGFYLADISGTLITGPYDIKNATSTIKGVLTNKVPLDQYRGAGRPEAAFVYERLMDILADELGIDPIELRKKNAIRETPYVNPFGLKYDSGNYLDLLNKAEGFYREMEKTAEELRKQGRRVGVGLSFYIEQNNFGPWESASVRLLSNGKVEVVIGAAPHGQGTGTGIAQIVADELQINIDDVNVVWGDTDKISNAFGTYGSRSLTLAGNAALLAARRLKENIIKLAASFLQSDPEELQYKDGKVINPKSGKMMSLAEIARMATSNLGGTWNYKAEPTLEATASFGLDNYTFPYGSHIAMAEVDETGKVRILNYVAIDDIGVVVNPMLAEGQVDGGIIQGFGEVTMEEIIYDERGNLLTSSFAEYGIPSAVEAFNMKWLYMEEGKSNAPLPAKGIGEGATIGALPAITRAIEKAVGKRITKIPVRMEELI from the coding sequence ATGTACGTTGGACAGAGAGTAAGGAGAAAAGAAGACTTAAAATTAATAACAGGAACTGGAAGATACGTAGACGACATAAATCTTAACGGTATGCTTTATTTGGCAATTCTAAGGAGTAACGTTGCTCATGCAAGGTTAAAGAAAATAAACGTTGAAGATGCTCTAAAATTGCCTGGAGTAGAGGATGTAATAACTGGGCTAAAAATAAGCGTTGAGAATAGGCCAAATAATTTCCCAATGGCTATAAACGAAATCTTTTATGAAGGACAACCAATAGCCGCAGTCTTGGCTGAAGATAGATACACTGCTTATGACGCATTAGAATACATAACATACGATTATGAAGAACTGCCTGCAGTTGTTGACCCTGAAGAAGCAGTAAAGGACGAAGTTAAGGCTGTAGAAGGAAGAAGTAATATTGCATATTCAAAAGTTCACAAAGGAGGAAACGCTGAGAAAGCGTATGAGAGCAGTGATGTAAAAATTGAAGAGAAATTCGTCATATCAAGAGTTTATCCTGCACCTATGGAACCTAGAGGATTAGTAGTTGATTTCCAACAAGATAGAATAACTGTTTATGCATCAACTCAATCACCTCATTATATGAGGTCTTACCTACTTTCTGCTTTTCCAGAATACGATTTTAGGGTTATACAAGCAGACGTAGGTGGAGCTTTCGGTTCTAAATTATTCCCCTATCCCGAGGATTACATAACTGTTTATGCATCAATCAAATCTAGGAGGCCTGTAAAATTCGTTAATACTAGGACAGAGGAACTTCATTCAACTTACCATTCTAGAGGTCAAATACATCACGTAAAATTAGGAGCAAACAAGGACGGCAAAATTAACGCAGTGATAGACGATATCATTATAGACTTAGGAGCAGCGTGGCACGGATTTTATTTGGCAGATATTTCCGGAACACTAATTACAGGGCCTTATGACATTAAGAATGCTACTTCAACTATTAAAGGAGTTTTAACAAACAAGGTTCCACTAGACCAGTATAGAGGAGCAGGAAGGCCAGAAGCCGCCTTCGTATACGAGAGACTGATGGATATCCTTGCTGACGAGTTAGGAATTGACCCAATAGAATTAAGGAAAAAGAACGCGATAAGGGAAACACCATATGTAAATCCTTTTGGCTTAAAATATGATAGTGGTAATTATCTAGATCTACTTAATAAGGCTGAAGGATTTTATAGGGAAATGGAAAAGACTGCTGAAGAATTGAGAAAGCAAGGCAGGAGAGTTGGAGTAGGGTTATCTTTCTACATTGAGCAAAACAATTTCGGTCCTTGGGAGAGTGCATCAGTAAGATTATTATCCAACGGCAAAGTTGAAGTAGTTATTGGTGCAGCACCTCACGGTCAAGGTACTGGAACTGGAATTGCTCAAATTGTTGCAGATGAACTTCAAATTAATATAGACGACGTTAACGTGGTTTGGGGAGACACGGACAAGATATCTAACGCCTTTGGAACTTACGGCAGTAGGAGTTTAACGTTAGCAGGAAATGCAGCACTTCTAGCAGCAAGGAGGTTAAAGGAGAATATTATAAAGCTAGCAGCATCATTCCTGCAAAGCGATCCTGAGGAATTGCAATATAAGGACGGGAAAGTAATTAATCCAAAGAGCGGTAAAATGATGAGTTTAGCTGAAATTGCAAGAATGGCTACTTCAAACCTCGGCGGTACTTGGAATTATAAAGCTGAACCGACTTTAGAGGCAACTGCGTCCTTTGGACTTGATAATTACACCTTCCCATATGGCAGTCACATAGCAATGGCAGAAGTTGACGAGACTGGGAAAGTGAGAATATTGAACTACGTAGCAATAGATGATATAGGCGTTGTAGTTAATCCCATGTTAGCTGAGGGTCAAGTTGACGGCGGAATAATTCAAGGCTTTGGAGAAGTTACAATGGAGGAAATTATATATGATGAGAGGGGCAATCTCTTAACGTCGTCTTTTGCTGAGTATGGAATTCCTTCGGCTGTGGAGGCTTTCAATATGAAATGGCTTTACATGGAAGAAGGTAAATCTAATGCTCCGTTGCCTGCAAAAGGAATTGGCGAAGGAGCAACAATTGGTGCATTGCCCGCAATAACTAGGGCTATAGAAAAGGCAGTAGGCAAGAGGATAACTAAAATTCCAGTAAGAATGGAGGAATTAATTTAA
- a CDS encoding KaiC domain-containing protein, translated as MNVRRVRTYIPGLDEILYGGIPERNIVLVSGGPGTGKSISAQQFIYNGLIRGEAGIYVALEEHPVSVLRSFHHFGWDVTKFEKEGKFAIVDAFTGGYGSTAQKEKYVVKNVDDVKELGDVLRQAIKDLKATRVAIDSVSTLYLTKPAMARGIVMTLKRIISGLGCTAFFVSQVSVGERGFGGPGVEHAVDGIIRMDLDEVEGKMYRSIIVWKMRDTKISMVRHPMEITDNGIVVEWDKYLKITNFSATVEPLPKEEVDEMKKAMEEEEKAEKEKVTEEIEEVEESEE; from the coding sequence ATGAACGTAAGAAGAGTTAGGACTTACATTCCAGGTTTGGATGAAATACTATATGGGGGTATTCCTGAAAGGAACATTGTCCTTGTTTCTGGAGGTCCAGGGACAGGTAAGTCAATTTCAGCACAACAGTTCATTTATAACGGATTGATTAGAGGAGAGGCAGGAATATATGTAGCTTTAGAAGAGCACCCAGTTTCTGTATTAAGGAGTTTTCATCACTTCGGCTGGGATGTGACAAAGTTTGAGAAGGAAGGCAAATTCGCAATAGTTGATGCTTTTACTGGAGGTTATGGATCAACTGCACAAAAGGAGAAATACGTAGTAAAGAACGTTGATGACGTTAAGGAATTGGGAGACGTATTGAGGCAGGCTATAAAAGACCTAAAGGCTACTAGAGTTGCAATAGACTCTGTAAGTACGCTTTATTTAACAAAACCAGCAATGGCTAGGGGAATTGTAATGACTTTAAAGAGGATAATTTCAGGACTCGGCTGTACTGCGTTTTTCGTTAGTCAAGTTTCCGTAGGAGAAAGAGGCTTTGGAGGGCCAGGAGTTGAGCATGCAGTAGACGGAATTATTAGAATGGACCTTGATGAGGTTGAGGGCAAAATGTATAGGTCAATAATTGTATGGAAGATGAGAGATACAAAGATTTCCATGGTTAGGCATCCTATGGAAATAACGGATAACGGAATTGTTGTAGAGTGGGATAAGTACTTAAAGATCACTAACTTCTCCGCAACAGTTGAACCATTACCGAAAGAGGAAGTTGATGAGATGAAGAAAGCCATGGAGGAAGAAGAGAAGGCTGAAAAGGAAAAGGTTACAGAAGAAATTGAAGAAGTTGAAGAGAGCGAGGAATAA
- a CDS encoding MFS transporter: protein MQSIKIFAYSWIITFLQLLFRSAWGVISVPVAMQFHLTSVQIGLVLTSFYVGYVISSTPWGLFIDLHGVKYAILISSLVSSILILLIFLFPSYDIILLSYLLSGFIVSALFPSSVKIVSVKLSPLYFYLGMLESSAPFAVLLLGLISGLLYNYWRIFYLLLSISLLSVFFITLSMKDDYVSGKRRETKVLFTRSILLSILVRSGEMWVSWGTTAWLFPFLVLYFHFCNSSLIFLIFSLGLVSSTVVSSKLPGLIGEKKVVQISLLLYVLFLFLLFLSRIGWLSFFLGIFSFSFRSPTDTLIVKFAGKENSSSSIGLANTISQIGSLLAPISIGFAVNLSPFLGILTLSAGALLSLAVSFLI from the coding sequence ATGCAAAGCATTAAGATCTTTGCCTACAGTTGGATCATAACTTTTCTACAGCTACTTTTCCGCTCAGCGTGGGGTGTTATATCAGTGCCTGTGGCAATGCAGTTTCATTTAACCTCTGTGCAAATTGGACTCGTTTTAACGTCGTTTTACGTAGGTTATGTAATTTCCTCAACTCCCTGGGGTTTATTTATTGATCTTCACGGAGTAAAATACGCAATACTTATTTCTTCGTTAGTATCTTCAATACTGATTCTATTAATATTTCTCTTTCCATCTTATGATATAATTTTATTGTCTTATTTATTGTCTGGTTTTATAGTTTCAGCCTTATTTCCTTCTTCAGTTAAAATTGTTTCAGTTAAACTCTCTCCTCTCTATTTTTACTTAGGAATGCTAGAAAGCTCCGCACCTTTTGCCGTGCTTTTACTTGGTTTAATTTCAGGATTACTTTACAATTACTGGAGAATATTCTACCTTTTACTTTCCATAAGTTTACTCTCTGTTTTCTTCATAACCCTATCCATGAAAGATGATTATGTGAGCGGAAAAAGAAGAGAAACTAAAGTATTATTCACGAGGTCGATTCTCCTTTCAATCCTAGTAAGATCTGGAGAAATGTGGGTTTCTTGGGGCACTACTGCTTGGTTATTCCCATTCTTGGTTTTATACTTTCACTTCTGTAACTCATCTTTAATTTTCCTAATCTTTTCTTTAGGCTTAGTTTCCTCTACTGTAGTTTCGAGTAAACTGCCGGGCTTAATAGGTGAAAAGAAAGTAGTCCAAATTTCGCTCTTACTTTACGTATTATTCCTCTTTCTCTTATTCTTATCCAGGATAGGATGGCTATCCTTCTTTTTAGGCATTTTCTCTTTTTCCTTTAGGTCTCCTACTGACACTTTGATAGTGAAATTTGCAGGAAAAGAGAATTCAAGCAGTTCAATAGGTCTTGCTAACACTATTTCTCAAATAGGCTCATTGCTCGCTCCAATAAGCATAGGCTTTGCAGTTAATTTGTCTCCTTTTCTAGGAATTTTAACCCTATCTGCAGGCGCTCTTCTATCCTTGGCTGTCTCTTTCTTAATTTAG
- a CDS encoding APC family permease, which produces MPLRKELGFMELVILGISGAVGTGVLFSSAGMSALAGPGVILAWVLGSIFYTFVGLTYVELSRVYPEAGGPSRYAIYSHGKVTNLINAMADLIWYLFIPPIEALAVVEGLDYFYPSLISSSGVPTTEGVLIGVAILLLFVPFNYFGVKFFGKSTLIGGGVKLILYLAVALGVIALSFIPSNFTAYGGFLPFGFAGVFSAIPLAMFAFGGIRVIPDYAEEAKTEKLGSAILITILGQSLIYVIFSIAFVASLNWSKLGIKQGCWSSLSSLPGNPFIDIASSLHSSPLLLLTIIIGIIGPFITGYIYLGAGTRVLFAMGRSGYVPSSMKELHERYSIPYWSLIVFAIVGSVVTYISSPLPTIYGLITDSVVAGYIGFSVNPVVLGSLWRRGVIKNKLTPVISPLAFISSSLIVFWSGWPLVPYAVILLTAGSLIFGAIYKVKEDFVKSLWYIGDIAFLTIMTYIGSDGALNLINFYEASAIVSVVSLIFYFLGVQSSNISITTTTRSNSDKASNKEVS; this is translated from the coding sequence ATGCCTCTACGTAAAGAACTCGGTTTCATGGAACTCGTAATTTTAGGAATTTCTGGTGCAGTTGGGACTGGAGTCCTTTTCAGCTCTGCAGGAATGTCTGCTTTAGCTGGCCCTGGAGTTATTTTAGCCTGGGTACTAGGTTCGATATTTTACACTTTCGTAGGCTTAACTTACGTAGAACTATCGAGAGTTTATCCAGAAGCAGGAGGTCCATCTAGATATGCAATATACTCACATGGTAAAGTTACTAATTTAATAAACGCAATGGCAGATCTCATTTGGTATTTATTTATACCACCTATTGAGGCCCTTGCGGTAGTTGAGGGATTGGACTATTTTTATCCCTCGTTGATAAGTTCTTCAGGTGTTCCTACTACTGAAGGCGTTTTAATAGGTGTCGCAATTTTATTGCTTTTCGTTCCTTTCAATTATTTCGGAGTTAAATTCTTCGGAAAATCTACCCTCATAGGCGGAGGAGTAAAGCTAATTCTTTACCTAGCTGTAGCCTTAGGTGTAATCGCATTATCTTTCATTCCTAGTAATTTTACTGCTTACGGGGGTTTTCTTCCCTTCGGTTTTGCAGGAGTATTTTCAGCAATACCTTTAGCCATGTTTGCCTTCGGAGGAATTAGAGTTATACCAGATTATGCGGAGGAAGCTAAGACTGAAAAGCTTGGTAGTGCAATACTAATAACTATCTTAGGTCAATCCTTAATTTACGTAATTTTCTCAATTGCCTTTGTTGCGTCCTTGAATTGGAGCAAATTAGGCATAAAACAAGGTTGTTGGTCCTCATTATCATCACTTCCCGGCAATCCTTTCATTGACATTGCCTCAAGTCTACATTCCTCACCTTTACTTTTACTAACCATAATAATAGGTATTATAGGACCGTTTATTACTGGATACATTTACTTGGGTGCAGGGACGAGAGTTTTGTTTGCAATGGGTAGGTCTGGATACGTGCCTTCATCTATGAAGGAATTGCACGAAAGGTACTCAATACCTTACTGGAGCTTAATAGTTTTCGCAATTGTAGGTTCAGTGGTAACTTACATTTCCTCACCTTTGCCAACAATTTACGGCTTAATTACCGACAGCGTTGTTGCAGGTTACATAGGTTTTTCAGTGAATCCCGTAGTACTGGGTTCTCTATGGAGAAGAGGAGTCATAAAGAATAAATTGACTCCCGTGATCTCACCTTTAGCTTTTATTTCATCATCTTTAATAGTATTCTGGTCAGGCTGGCCTTTAGTTCCTTACGCGGTAATTTTACTTACTGCAGGAAGTTTAATTTTTGGTGCAATCTACAAAGTGAAGGAAGACTTTGTTAAATCCTTGTGGTATATAGGAGATATTGCCTTCCTAACTATAATGACTTATATAGGTAGCGACGGTGCTCTAAATTTAATTAACTTTTATGAAGCATCTGCAATAGTTTCAGTGGTATCCTTGATTTTTTATTTTTTAGGAGTACAAAGTAGTAATATATCTATTACTACTACTACTAGAAGTAACTCAGATAAAGCAAGCAATAAAGAAGTTAGTTGA